In Clostridiales bacterium, the genomic stretch CATGCGGAAGCCGAGCAAAAATTCAAAAAGTACGGTGCGGTCGCGGTCAAGCTCGGTTTCCTGTTGGGACTCGGCGTGGGCGTGCTCACGCTGTAATCGTTTTCTTCGGGCGGTGATATGGATATAAGCATAATTTTCAAGATAGCCGCTGTCGGCTTGATAACGGCAATAATCAATCAGGTCCTCAAAAAGACGGACAAGGACGAGATCGCAACGCTCGTAACGCTTGCGGGGCTTGTTATCGTGCTTATCATGATAATAAACATGGTAGGTCAGTTGTTCGATACGCTGAAATCGGTGTTCGGTATGTACTGATGGGAATTTTCGGGATCGCCGCGATCGCGCTCATAACCGCGTTTTGCTTTATGATACTGCACGACGTAAAAAGCGAGCTAGCCGCAGTCGTCGCGCTTGCGGGCGGCATCGTAGTAGTGCTGTCGGTTATCGATTATTTTTCGGATATTTTTTCGGTCATAACCGATATAGCCAAGCGCGCGGGACTTGCGACAAGCGTAATCAAGCTTTTGTTCAAGGTGATTGCGGTGGGGTATGTGACCGAGTTTTCGGCTTCTATAATTGACGACGTGGGGCTTAGCTCGCTCGCCGATAAGGTCACGCTCGGCGGCAAGCTTATAATCGTTGCGACCTCGCTGCCGGTGATCGTCAAGCTGTTCGAGTTTATTGCAGGTATGCTGTCGTGAAAAAAATATTGAAATTGATTATAATCGCGGCGGCGTTTGTTCTTTTGTTAATTGCCGTGCCGACCGAGGCTCATGCCGAAACGGTTTCGCCGCGCAACGAGAATAACGAAACGAGCGTTGAAGATACCGTCGACGACGCACTCGATAACCTAGACCTCAGCTCGGTGCAGGGCATACTCAATATGCTTAATTCCAACCAGCTTGCCGTGTTCGGGTTTAAGGATATAGCGGAGCGCATACGTGCCGTATCGTCGGGCGAGTATGAAAACGACTTTAACAGTATAGTTTCGTATATTGCGGCGTTATTGGGCGCGGACGTTCTCGAATTCATGCCAATGCTCATAGGCTGCTTGGCGATCGTACTTGCATACAATCTTATCAATTCGGTAAAGGGCCGGTTTGCATCGGAAGCGATCGAAAAGGTCGTGTATTTCGCTACGGCGACGATAGCGATATCGCTTGTGGTCGGGTATTTCTCGGCGGTGCTCGTAAGTGCGGTAAAGTTTATTACTTCGGTCAAAACGCAAATAAATGCTGTGTCGCCCGTACTGCTCACGTTAATGACCGCAACGGGAGCGGCTTCGTCGGCTAGTGTTTATTCGCCGTCGGTTGCGATTCTCGGCAGCGGCATGACGAGCGCGATCGTGTATCTCGGTTTTCCCGCGCTTCTTATGGGACTTGTTTTCGATATAATTGGGTCCATTTCAACGGGCATTAAGCTCGACAAAACGGCGGAGTTTTTTCGGTCGGCGTGTAAGTGGTTCATGGCGACGAGCTTCTTTTTGTTTGTGGCGGTGATAGGCGTGTCGGGCATAACGGCATCGGTGCGGGACGGAATATCGGTGCGCGCCGCGCGGTTTGCGGTGTCTAAGTACGTGCCTGTTATAGGCGGATACTTGTCGCAGGGCTTCGACTTCGTAATGGCGGGCAACGTGCTGATAAAGAACGCGTTGGGGTCGAGCGCAGTGATACTGATAGTGCTGTGCGCCGCGCCCGTCATAAGCAAGCTTGCCGTGTTCACGCTTACGCTAAAACTCACTGCGGCGATCGCAGAGCCGCTCGGCGGCGAGAAGCTTTGCAATATCATGACCTCGATTGGCAAGTCGTCGTCGATAATAGCGGCTGTCGTGAGTGCAATGACGTTTCTTTACATACTGTTTTTATCAATGATTATCTGCACGGGGAATATCGGGTTATGAGTTCGTTTGCCGCATGGGGAATAACCATTCTTGCGCTCGCCGTTATATCGACGGTCGCCGAAATGCTGTTGCCGAAGGGAAAGACGCGCAACGTTATCCGTTCGGTAACGGCGAGCGTCGCCGTGCTTGCGATTATTACGCCCATACCAAATCTGCTTAAAAATGGGTTTAAGTTCGATTTCTCGGCGGACGAAGTGGAGATCGACGGCGGGTATCTTCAATACGTGGACGGAGTTAAGGAAGAAATGCTCGTAAATTCGGTCAAGAATTATCTTTCTACGAAAGGTCTTGGCGTCGATTTCGACTTAAAGCTCGAAGTCGACGGGTGGACTGTAAAATCGGCTACTGTAAATTTTTCGCAATCCGTCATTACGGGCGGGGACGAGCATATAAATAAGAGTGAAATCATCAAGTCGATTGCGGACTATTTCGGTATCGACGAGGAGGCGGTTATGTCTTATGGATAAACTTCGCGGCTTTATCGAAAAGCTGAAAAGCATAAAGCATCTGCCCGTTATTCTGTGTATAGTAACCCTTATCGTTGTGCTGATAATATACTTTTCGTGCGTGTCGCGCACCGACGAAAAGACGAGCACTACGGGGCTAAGCGGATACTTTTCTGCCGACAGTTCGACCGATTACTGCTCGTCGATGCGCGCGCAAGTGGAAAGCATCGTGTCGCAGATCTCGGGCGTGGGCAGTGCGTCTGTAGTAATCAATTGGGATAGATCCGCACCGTCGGGGTTCGGCGGCGAT encodes the following:
- the spoIIIAC gene encoding stage III sporulation protein AC; translated protein: MDISIIFKIAAVGLITAIINQVLKKTDKDEIATLVTLAGLVIVLIMIINMVGQLFDTLKSVFGMY